A single region of the Brachypodium distachyon strain Bd21 chromosome 3, Brachypodium_distachyon_v3.0, whole genome shotgun sequence genome encodes:
- the LOC100830629 gene encoding remorin gives MAGEEAKKAMPAAPEAEKDVAVEKAVVIPPPPKEKKNPPADDSKALVVVEKVAEKPRDEKKNTHKGTNDRDVALAKVETEKRGSLIKAWEENEKAKAENKAAKKIASILSWENTRKANIDAQLKRKEEELEKKKAEYAEKMKNKKAIVHKEAEEKRAMVVARRGEDVLKAEEMAARYRATGLAPKKVLGCFGA, from the exons ATGGCTGGGGAAGAAGCGAAGAAGGCGATGCCGGCTGCACCGGAGGCAGAGAAAGACGTGGCCGTGGAGAAGGCCGTAGTCATCCCACCTCCcccaaaggagaagaagaacccaCCGGCCGATGACTCCAAGGCTCTGGTCGTCGTCGAGA AAGTTGCTGAAAAACCTCGTGatgagaagaagaacacgcacaaGGGCACAAATGACAGAG ACGTTGCTCTTGCGAAGGTGGAAACGGAAAAGAGGGGCTCGTTGATCAAAGCATGGGAGGAGAACGAGAAGGCAAAAGCTGAGAACAA GGCTGCTAAGAAGATAGCGTCTATTCTTTCATGGGAGAACACAAGGAAGGCAAACATAGACGCTCAactgaaaaggaaagaa GAAGAGttagaaaagaagaaagccGAATACGCGGAAAAGATGAAGAACAAAAAGGCAATCGTCCACAAGGAAGCTGAAGAGAAGAGAGCCATGGTAGTGGCCCGGCGTGGGGAAGATGTCCTCAAGGCTGAGGAGATGGCTGCAAGGTACCGTGCTACTGGGCTGGCTCCGAAGAAAGTTCTGGGGTGTTTTGGGGCATAA